The Lactuca sativa cultivar Salinas chromosome 2, Lsat_Salinas_v11, whole genome shotgun sequence genome includes a window with the following:
- the LOC111910862 gene encoding E3 ubiquitin protein ligase RIN2 translates to MKFTLYPMGVGYLSISAVCTVLSFIGLQYWTEVSYVKLKSDGLMGENLLHPGVANRVLELLLSSYTTVALVVNFVLNIFILIILSLKTIFFDELHATESRKMVERLVNYVIYKGTFLPLVVPPTLVRAGLWSTWLTVLCSLKMFQALARDRLERLNASPSATPWTYFRVYCVLLLVVIVDAVWIRTCLLIYQTIPSSMFLLLFFEPLSIAFETLQAILVHGFQLVDIWVHHSAGNTTNSKISKLLDMSAAGSLWEWKSVILRNVGFSLDIMTLLMALGHYVQIWRLHGMTFHLVDAMLFLNIRALVSAVAKRTRGFIKLRIALGTLHGALPDATSEEIQAYDDECAICREPMAKAKKLSCNHLFHLSCLRSWLDQGLSDNYSCPTCRKPLFVGRGTSEGGNNNSNSNSNNSVGVGNNSVDVSGDEQLARQLSRQQSVPGPTLVPNQIQTPLDHHDDWRRLEADSGWLGFDGGAGPSRSVGLGRVQMMMRHLAAVGETYAQTALEDAAWNLWPVNPSQASTSTSSSNNPNPSTSTVRHRGGHSTGAGGGSLIRTTPPPPVPDVDLSNIIAMAETVREVLPHVPDELILRDLQRTNSVSVTVNNLLQM, encoded by the exons ATGAAATTTACATTGTATCCTATGGGTGTGGGGTATTTATCAATATCAGCAGTGTGTACAGTGTTGAGCTTTATAGGCCTCCAATATTGGACAGAAGTTTCTTATGTGAAACTAAAGTCAGATGGTTTGATGGGTGAAAACCTTCTCCACCCTGGTGTTGCCAACCGTGTATTGGAACTGTTGTTGAGTTCTTATACCACAGTTGCATTGGTGGTCAATTTTGTCCTCAACATTTTTATACTCATCATCCTCTCTCTTAAG ACAATATTTTTTGATGAGCTGCATGCAACTGAATCTCGGAAAATGGTGGAGAGACTAGTTAATTATGTTATCTACAAGGGAACATTTCTTCCATTGGTGGTACCACCAACATTAGTTAGAGCAGGATTGTGGTCAACATGGTTGACTGTATTATGCTCTTTGAAG ATGTTTCAAGCTCTAGCTCGGGATCGGCTTGAACGGTTGAATGCATCTCCTTCTGCCACTCCATGGACTTACTTTCGTGTATATTGTGTTTTATTGCTGGTTGTCATTGTTGATGCAGTCTG GATAAGGACATGTCTACTGATCTACCAAACAATACCATCATCTATGTTTTTGTTATTATTCTTTGAGCCTCTTAGTATTGCTTTCGAAACACTAcag GCGATTTTGGTTCATGGGTTTCAACTGGTTGATATATGGGTTCACCACTCGGCAGGCAACACCACAAATTCCAAAATATCAAAGCTTTTAGATATGTCCGCAGCAG GTTCACTGTGGGAGTGGAagagtgttatattaaggaatgtAGGGTTTTCCCTAGATATTATGACTTTGTTAATGGCTCTGGGTCATTATGTACAAATATGGCGCCTTCATGGCATGACATTCCATCTTGTTGATGCAATGCTTTTCTTAAATATAcgt GCATTGGTAAGTGCAGTTGCAAAGCGTACAAGAGGTTTTATTAAGTTAAGAATCGCTTTGGGAACCCTTCATGGGGCTCTCCCTGATGCAACATCTGAAGAGATACAAGCTTATGATGATGAATGTGCCATTTGCCgg GAACCAATGGCCAAGGCTAAGAAGCTCTCCTGTAACCATCTTTTCCATCTTTCCTGCCTTAGATCTTG GTTGGACCAAGGGCTAAGCGACAACTATTCATGCCCCACGTGTCGAAAACCCCTGTTTGTTGGGCGTGGCACATCTGAAGGAGGAAACAATAACAGTAACAGTAACAGTAACAACAGTGTAGGTGTAGGGAATAATTCTGTGGATGTTTCAGGAGATGAACAGCTTGCACGTCAGTTAAGCCGTCAGCAAAGTGTTCCTGGTCCCACACTAGTTCCAAATCAAATTCAGACCCCTTTAGATCATCATGATGATTGGAG GAGGTTAGAGGCGGATTCAGGTTGGTTGGGGTTTGATGGGGGGGCGGGTCCATCGAGATCAGTGGGTTTAGGAAGAGTCCAGATGATGATGAGACACCTGGCAGCTGTTGGTGAAACGTATGCCCAAACTGCCCTTGAAGATGCTGCTTGGAACCTGTGGCCTGTAAATCCCTCTCAGGCCAGCACATCTACTTCTTCTTCAAACAATCCAAATCCTTCCACAAGTACTGTAAGACACCGAGGAGGACACTCTACTGGGGCTGGGGGTGGGTCCCTCATCAGAACCACACCACCTCCACCTGTCCCGGATGTTGACCTGTCAAACATAATCGCCATGGCTGAAACCGTTCGTGAAGTCCTTCCCCATGTCCCCGATGAATTAATATTACGG GATTTGCAGCGAACAAATTCAGTGTCTGTTACTGTGAATAATCTTCTTCAAATGTGa